AGGATCGTCAGGAGATTGTTCCACAGAGGCTGCATAGCGGCAAAAAGAACTGAGACTGCAAGAAAGGCCGTAGCCAGAATGGCTCGAGTCGGATGTTTGAGCGCCGCCCGCGATCCGATCGCCAGGATGGCGCAGATGGTGACAATGTGGAGAGCAAAATAGGCGGTGTTCACCGTGATGTCGCGCCAGAAATGTTCGATATCGTTCTGCATCAATTGCGCCCAGTTGATCGGCTCAAAGGGGTTGTAGCTGGCTGCCGAAGAGATTCCCCAAATCCCGAGTCCGAGATACACGGCGCCAACCACCAGAGTTGCCCAGGCCGCCCAGCGAAGGGAACGCGCTGTCCGAAACATCGCTCATCCTCCTGGGAGAGATTTTTCAAAGGGACAGGAAAGGCCCCGTCGAGCGGGGCAGGAACCCTCTTGCCAGCATAGCCGCGGGTCGGAAAAATGCAAGTCGTTTTGTAGGGGCAAGCTTCAGCTTGCCCTTATTCCAGTGCGGCTAAAGACCTGCCCCTACAGGACGGTTACAGCGCCTTCGCCCGCCGGACATATTCGCCCAGGGTGGCGCGACCGAGGTCGTGAAGGCGCGGCAGGAAGAGCGGAGTCTTTTCCAGGATCTTGGCTGCGGTCACGTCCGGGGAGAGGGCTTGAATCTCACGGGCGTTCTCAGTCACCTCGACCCACTCCGTGACCATCTTGGTCGTAACCTCGACGTGAAACTGGATTCCCCAGACAAAATCCATGTAGCGGAACGCCTGATTCATCACCCGGTCGGAGCGAGCCAGAAACGTCGCCCCTTCCGGAAGATCAACAGTGTCTCCGTGCCAGTGAAACACGGTTTCCACCGGGCGAAAGTGCTTGAACAGGGGATCGCCCGCCGCGGCTGGAGTGGTCTCCACCGCATGCCACCCGATCTCCTTGACGCCTGCCGGATAAACCCGCGCCCCCAGCGCTCGGGCGATCAGTTGCGCACCGAGGCAGATTCCGAGCACGGGGATTTTCCGCCGCACCGCCTGTTGAATGATCTCCTGTTCGCGGGCCAGGAATGGAAAATGCTCGGTGTCGTCCACGTTCATCGGCCCGCCCAGGAAGACGACCGCGACCGCGTCCGCGTCCGTCCATTCCGGTTGCTTGTCCCGCTCGGTGAACCAATCCACGTATTCGCACGCCATTCCTTCGCCTTCCGCAATTCGGGCAAGGAGGCCGAGGTGCTCGTGGGCGACGTGGCGAAGGGCGAGGATCCTGGGATTGGCGGGCATGACGTCTGCCTGATCGCTTCCGTGTGAACCCTGCCGTGGCGACTTCACCAGCCTACCGCACCGTGCGTGCAGGAAGAAAGAGTGACCTTCACGCGCCG
This genomic stretch from Candidatus Acidiferrales bacterium harbors:
- a CDS encoding gamma-glutamyl-gamma-aminobutyrate hydrolase family protein (Members of this family of hydrolases with an active site Cys residue belong to MEROPS family C26.) gives rise to the protein MPANPRILALRHVAHEHLGLLARIAEGEGMACEYVDWFTERDKQPEWTDADAVAVVFLGGPMNVDDTEHFPFLAREQEIIQQAVRRKIPVLGICLGAQLIARALGARVYPAGVKEIGWHAVETTPAAAGDPLFKHFRPVETVFHWHGDTVDLPEGATFLARSDRVMNQAFRYMDFVWGIQFHVEVTTKMVTEWVEVTENAREIQALSPDVTAAKILEKTPLFLPRLHDLGRATLGEYVRRAKAL